Genomic segment of Caldanaerobius polysaccharolyticus DSM 13641:
CTCCCAGGCCGATTTTACGAGTTCCCTTGGTGGTGCTTTCAATGATGGGCAAGGGGTATTTATTTACATCTATCACATTGTCCAGAAATCTTACAGCCAGCTTAACCGTTCTCTCCAGCTTATCATAATCCACTGTATAGCCGCCTTCCCAAGGCTTTAGCATATTGGCGAGGTTTATAGACCCCAGGTTACAGCTCTCATAGGGCAAAAGCGGCTGTTCACCACATGGGTTGGTGGATTCTATCTCTCCCAGCTCCGGGACCACATTGTCCCTGTTGATTCTATCAAGGAAGATGATGCCAGGCTCGCCGTTATTCCAGGCCATGTCCACGATGAGATCAAATACCTCTCTTGCCCTCAATTTATTTGTGACTTTCTTGGTATGGGGATCTACCAGCTCATACTCCTGATCTCTTATCACCGCCTGCATAAACTTCTCCGTTATCCCCACGCTTATATTAAAGTTGGTTATCTCGCTGTTGTCCTTTTTACATTGTATAAACTCCAGTATATCCGGATGGTCTACCCTCAAGATGCCCATATTGGCCCCTCTCCTGGTGCCTCCTTGTTTTACTGCCTCAGTAGCAGCGTTAAATACCCTCATAAAGCTTACCGGTCCTGACGCTATGCCGCCCGTCGTCTTTACCGCAGAACCTTTAGGCCGTATGCGGGAAAAGCTAAAGCCCGTCCCTCCGCCGCTTTTGTGGATGACGGCGGCGTTTTTTACGGCATCAAATATCTCCTCCATGGAATCTCCCACCGGGAGCACAAAACAAGCTGACAACTGCCCTAAAGGTCTCCCCGCATTCATGAGCGTAGGGGAATTAGGGAGAAAATCCAAATCCGTCATCAACCTGTAAAACTCTTCTTCCATCGCTTTCACATCAGCATTCTCATCGTACAGCCTTTCAGCTCCCGCGACAGCAGAAGCTACCCTTCTGAATAGCTCCTCAGGGGTTTCGATTATGTTTCCGTTCTCGTCTTTGGCCAGATAACGAGTTTTAAGTACCTTAATCGCATTTTCCGTAAGCTTCATACCATTTACCTCCTATTTCCTGAACAACGAGCCTATTACGGTCTTTGTGCTCTTCAACGTAATACCTAAAAATGACCCATTTTTTTCCAGTATACCGTCAATAGCATCCACTACCGCATCGATGTGCTTTTCCTCCACGATTAGCGGAGGCTCAAGCCTTATTACATTGGGGTTATTAAGCGTATAAGCTGTTATTATGTGGTAATCATTTTGAAGCTGCGCCGCCACTAAAGACCCCAGGTACTCATAAGAAAGCTTGCCTAAAAGCCCTCCTGACAGCTTATTTATAAATCCCTCAGGTTGATTAAACTCTATACCTACCATCAATCCCCTGCCCCTTACATCCTTGATCAGAGAATGCTTTTCTTTAATAGCATTCAGACGCTCCAACAGGTAATTTCCCATCTTCTGTGCCCGGGTAGGTAAATCCCTGTCTACTATAGACTTTATCGCTGCGATGCCAGCAGCCATAGCCCATGTATTCCCTCCAAATGTAGATGTGTGCAGCAATGCTCTATCCATGGTCCCATATGCCTTTTTCCATATCTCATCGGTGGTTATATAAGCTCCTACGGGCATTACACCACCACCAAGGGATTTGGCCACGCACATTATATCGGGAACCACTTCCTCTCTTTCGCAGGCAAACATGGTACCCGTCCTGCCAAAACCCGTCTGAACCTCATCGGCTATCATATACGCATCGTACCTGGTACAAAGTTCTCTTACGCCTTTTAAATACCCTTCCGGTGGGACGATTATACCTCCCTCACCCTGTATAGGCTCTACTATAAATGCAGCTACATCCCTAGCTTTGAGCTTGTCCTCCAGTACATTCAGATCGCCATAAGGTACGCTCTCGCAGTTGGGCACAAGAGGCAAAAAGGGTTTCTGGTACTTCTCCCGGCCTGTAACAGATAAAGCCCCCGCTGATTTGCCGTGGAAAGAGCCTTCACAGTATACGATTTTGCTCTTGCCGCTGGCTATTTTAGCTAATTTCAATGCCCCTTCCACCGCCTCAGCACCGCTATTGCAAAAAAACGACCTCTTTAAATTACCTGGCGTAATCTGAGCTAAATTATAAGCCAGTACGCCGGGTAGATTTGCTATAGCTGCCTGAAGGATATTGGGCATGCCCTTGACCTTATCTATAGCCTCAATGACCTCAGGGGGATTGTGTCCCAGGTTTAACGCGCCATACCCACCTAAAAAATCGTAATACTCGTTGCCGTCGCTATCCCATACCGACATCCCCTGAGCTTTTACAAAGTACTTATCAAAATTTAGCAATGACAGCATACTCACAAAGCTGGAATTTATGTATTCACTGTAATTTTCTTTGATAGAGTTCCTACTTAAAGCCAATGCCTGATCCAGTTCAATGTAATTCACGATTATCACGCCCCTATAAAAAAGATTTATTCCATTATACAATTTCAAGCAGCATAATACAACAAGCGCATACACCGCCTTTTTTAAAGCAAAAATAAATAAGGGGTGCTGATATGGCCATAAGGTTGAGCAAGTTTACCAATATCAAAGGCAAGCAAGTAGAGTTTGCAGCAGATAACATCACCTACGACAGCAGGCACTTCGCCAGGGAAGCAAAGTCGCAGAAAGCTCAACTGGAAAGTACCCACAGGCACGGTATGAATAGAGGCGTCAAAGTACCCATCCGCAAAAAAACAACCTGAGGAGTAGTCATAGACTACTCCTCTATTAATATAGCCCTGGCAGGCGAACCGTCCCCACCCTTTATCTTTAAAGGCAAGCATATAAACTTATATTTTCCAGGATTTACATCATTTAAGTAAAGGCCCTCTACCACTACCACTCCATTTCCCAACAACAGCCTGTGAACGCGACCTCCGCCATGGTACTCTTCAATGGACAGGTAATCGATACCCACTGCCTTTACGCCTTTTTCCACTAGGTACTGAGCCCCTTCCAGCCCTAAAGACGTAAACTCCTTTTGAAATTGCGGCTGCTTCCACCGCTTTGCGTTATCGGTTTTAAATAGCACCATATCCCCTTTTTGTATGTCCAGATTTTTGAGGTGCTCAGGCTGAATTTTAAGAGTACCGTATACTTCAAATACCTTTGCTTCTCCCATCAGCAAAGACAGGTCTAGCTCATCTACCGTGTTTCCACTCTGGACAAAGTGAAAAGGCGGATCTACATGGGTGCCCGTATGGGTACCCATGCTTATAACAGAGACGTTAGCTCCATTTTCTTCTATAGATTTCACCCTTTTAATCTCTGGCGCAGGATCGCCAGCAAAAACGTGCATTCCCATAAAAATGGGCACAGACACATCGTGTACGATCATATTATCCCCCTCATTTAACGATCTCTTTGACAAACTGCCTTCCAAATTCCACGCACCTGTTCAAGTCCTCAGAGGATGGCTTAAAATTAACCCTGATCCCGGGCTGTACCACATGGAACTTGAGCTGCTTTAACCTCTCCTCCATCATAGGAACGGCCTCACCGCTCCAACCAAAAGACCCGAAGGCGGCTGCATATTTGCCTTTGCATACGATGGGATTCAAAGATGTCAGCACGTCCCATATCGGCTTGACCGCATCGCCATTTATCGTAGGCGACCCAAACAGCACTCCTTTCGCCTTGAGTATTTGAGAGAGCACTTCTTCTTTATCGCTATACAATATGTTGTACGCCTTTATGTCCACCCCACCTTCGCTCTGCATCCCCTCTACGATGGCGTCGGCGATTTTAGAAGTATAGTTATACGCCGAAGCGTACACCACCACCACATCTTTTAGATCGCTAAAATCGCTGCTCCACTCCCGGTACTTGTCCACATACATCCACGGATCTTTTCTTAAAACAGGCCCATGGCTTGGCGCTATAATTTCCACATCCAGCCCTTTTATCCTGTCCACCGCCTCCAGAACTTTGGGCTTAAACGGCGCCATTATGCTGTTATAATAGTATTTAAACTCATTGAAATATTCCCCTGCGGTATCGTTGAACATGCTGCCTTCTTTGTCTTCCGGGCAGTAATGGGCGCCAAAGGCATCACACGTAAACAGGACCTTATCCTCCTTTAAATACGTAAACATGGTATCAGGCCAATGCAAAAAAGGCGCCATGATAAACTCCAAAGTCTTGCCTCCTAGGTCAATGGTATCGCCCTGATTTACCACCATGGACTTAAATTCCCTGTTAGCAATACCTGAGGCAAATTTAATAGCAGCCCGAGTGCCCACAACCGTGGCTTCAGGAACTCTTTCCAGCAACCTGGGGAATGCGCCGGAATGATCGGGTTCTGTATGATTCAGTATTATGTAATCGATTTTACCAGGATCTACTAAAGAAGTGATCTTCTCATAGAATTCGTCAAAAAAAGGTTCCTTTACGGTATCTATTAAAGCAATCTTCTCTCCCTTGACAAGGTACGAATTATAAGTCGTACCGCTATTCAAAGGAAAAACTATATCGAAAACCAAGAGGTCCTTGTCCATAACCCCTACCCAGTATATGCCTTTTTTTACCTCAAATGCCCTCATAAAGACGCCTCCTTTGTTTAACGGAAAATAATTATTTTCTAATAATATTATACTACTTTTCTCGAATTTGTTAAAGGACTAAATAGCTGACCTTTGATAATAATTATACCATATTATGGCTTTAAAAAATAGACTGTATTAAAAGCGGTAAGTATAGTAATATAATATATAACACGTTGTAAAGGAGGCCTCGTTATGGACGAAGAGCTCAGATTAAAAACAGTGATCCAGCTAATTCAACAAGAAATTGAAAGACTTAAAAACAAGCGCATCAACGTGTCAAAGAGGCTGAGAGAGCTTACCAGTAATGAAATGGAAGAATTTCGGGTCAACCCTGAAGATCCATTGAATATAAATCCCTTTAATCATGAATACCTGTTGAACCAAGACCTATATGCCATTATTACAAAAAAACTGAAAGAACTCAACATACTAAAGGACTCGCCTTATTTTGGTAGGGTCGATTATAAAGACCTGCTTTTTAACTCCGCGGAGTCCATATATATAGGTAAGTTTAGCTTTTTCAGGGAGCAAGATCAAGAACCTTTAATCGTCGACTGGCGTTCTCCTGTAGCTTCACTGTTTTACGAGGACAAGATAGGAAGGATTTCTTATAAAGCGCCGGGCGGGCGGATACCTGTAGATGTCACCTTGAAAAGACAATACCTCATAAAAAATGGAACCCTTATAAACATGTTTGACACAGAGCTCAACGTAGAAGACGAGATGCTGCAACTGGTGCTGGGTAAAAACGCCGACGCTCGGTTAAAAGACATAGTTATGACTAT
This window contains:
- a CDS encoding cyclase family protein, yielding MIVHDVSVPIFMGMHVFAGDPAPEIKRVKSIEENGANVSVISMGTHTGTHVDPPFHFVQSGNTVDELDLSLLMGEAKVFEVYGTLKIQPEHLKNLDIQKGDMVLFKTDNAKRWKQPQFQKEFTSLGLEGAQYLVEKGVKAVGIDYLSIEEYHGGGRVHRLLLGNGVVVVEGLYLNDVNPGKYKFICLPLKIKGGDGSPARAILIEE
- a CDS encoding FprA family A-type flavoprotein, with amino-acid sequence MRAFEVKKGIYWVGVMDKDLLVFDIVFPLNSGTTYNSYLVKGEKIALIDTVKEPFFDEFYEKITSLVDPGKIDYIILNHTEPDHSGAFPRLLERVPEATVVGTRAAIKFASGIANREFKSMVVNQGDTIDLGGKTLEFIMAPFLHWPDTMFTYLKEDKVLFTCDAFGAHYCPEDKEGSMFNDTAGEYFNEFKYYYNSIMAPFKPKVLEAVDRIKGLDVEIIAPSHGPVLRKDPWMYVDKYREWSSDFSDLKDVVVVYASAYNYTSKIADAIVEGMQSEGGVDIKAYNILYSDKEEVLSQILKAKGVLFGSPTINGDAVKPIWDVLTSLNPIVCKGKYAAAFGSFGWSGEAVPMMEERLKQLKFHVVQPGIRVNFKPSSEDLNRCVEFGRQFVKEIVK
- a CDS encoding aspartate aminotransferase family protein, which translates into the protein MVNYIELDQALALSRNSIKENYSEYINSSFVSMLSLLNFDKYFVKAQGMSVWDSDGNEYYDFLGGYGALNLGHNPPEVIEAIDKVKGMPNILQAAIANLPGVLAYNLAQITPGNLKRSFFCNSGAEAVEGALKLAKIASGKSKIVYCEGSFHGKSAGALSVTGREKYQKPFLPLVPNCESVPYGDLNVLEDKLKARDVAAFIVEPIQGEGGIIVPPEGYLKGVRELCTRYDAYMIADEVQTGFGRTGTMFACEREEVVPDIMCVAKSLGGGVMPVGAYITTDEIWKKAYGTMDRALLHTSTFGGNTWAMAAGIAAIKSIVDRDLPTRAQKMGNYLLERLNAIKEKHSLIKDVRGRGLMVGIEFNQPEGFINKLSGGLLGKLSYEYLGSLVAAQLQNDYHIITAYTLNNPNVIRLEPPLIVEEKHIDAVVDAIDGILEKNGSFLGITLKSTKTVIGSLFRK